From one Methanobrevibacter woesei genomic stretch:
- a CDS encoding helicase HerA-like domain-containing protein, with protein MIIGRCMGETSLTELTFISNKMPNVGEYVSMNYDGKLILGMIEDLVRGNVALNSEIYNTEDIERIVEYGLDEFYVKGKIRVLGDINNHLKLPRTPAPPGTPIELASEAILKKVFTVDNPLKLGTLINQDDVEVSVNANSFLNRHLAILAMTGAGKSNTVCVLIDGLLDYNVPVFIFDMHGEYVNAEFVNGEVNVIRPTINPRYMSFTEIKKLANIPNNAYKQERHFRKAFKEANQAVEDGLANSNDFLEIIKNVLEIKYNDDDKPADERNNILAVLNKIEDLIEKYSNLFNVNEGNILSKIQVGKANVLDLSQTDEYAAEVLVSHILRNSLQRRKNAFHKNSTATLDFPVFYILEEAHILAPHKRDSNSKFWIQRVAREGRKFGLGLCLVSQSPKTVDQDALSQMNNMIILRLVEPDDQRHVQAASESLSSDLVKQLPSLNVGEAIILGLMTKVPTLVKIDEFKGRTHGGDIDVIAELADFRKKEEAELKQQEEDSFNLGYDY; from the coding sequence ATGATTATTGGAAGATGTATGGGTGAAACTTCACTAACTGAACTTACTTTTATCTCAAATAAAATGCCAAATGTAGGTGAATATGTTTCAATGAACTACGATGGTAAACTTATTTTAGGGATGATTGAAGACTTGGTTAGAGGTAATGTTGCCTTAAATTCAGAAATTTATAACACAGAAGATATAGAAAGAATCGTAGAGTATGGATTGGATGAATTTTATGTTAAAGGGAAAATTAGAGTATTGGGAGATATAAACAATCATTTAAAACTTCCAAGAACTCCTGCACCCCCTGGAACTCCTATTGAGTTAGCTAGTGAAGCTATTTTAAAAAAGGTTTTCACAGTAGATAATCCTTTAAAGTTAGGTACTTTAATTAATCAGGATGATGTTGAAGTTTCTGTTAATGCAAATTCTTTTTTAAATCGTCATTTAGCTATTCTAGCAATGACTGGTGCAGGTAAATCAAATACTGTTTGTGTTTTAATTGATGGTCTTTTAGATTATAATGTGCCAGTCTTTATTTTTGACATGCATGGAGAATATGTTAATGCTGAATTTGTAAATGGTGAAGTTAATGTAATTAGACCTACAATTAACCCTCGCTATATGTCTTTTACTGAAATTAAAAAATTAGCTAATATTCCAAATAATGCATATAAACAGGAAAGACATTTTAGAAAGGCATTTAAAGAGGCAAATCAGGCTGTTGAAGATGGATTGGCGAATTCCAATGACTTTTTAGAGATAATTAAAAATGTTTTAGAAATTAAGTACAATGATGATGACAAGCCTGCAGATGAGAGAAATAACATATTGGCTGTTCTAAATAAGATTGAAGACCTAATTGAGAAGTACAGTAATTTATTTAATGTAAATGAAGGCAATATTTTAAGTAAAATTCAAGTTGGAAAAGCTAATGTTTTAGATTTAAGCCAAACAGATGAATATGCTGCTGAAGTGCTTGTTAGCCATATTCTAAGAAACTCTCTTCAACGTAGGAAAAATGCTTTCCATAAAAACAGTACAGCTACTTTAGATTTTCCTGTTTTCTATATTCTGGAAGAGGCACATATTTTAGCTCCTCATAAGAGAGATTCTAATTCCAAGTTCTGGATTCAAAGAGTTGCAAGAGAAGGGCGTAAGTTCGGTTTAGGTTTATGCCTTGTAAGTCAATCTCCAAAAACTGTTGACCAAGATGCTCTTTCTCAGATGAACAATATGATTATATTAAGGTTAGTAGAACCAGATGATCAAAGACATGTTCAGGCAGCTAGTGAAAGCCTTAGTTCTGATTTAGTTAAACAGTTACCTTCTTTAAATGTTGGTGAAGCTATTATTTTAGGTTTGATGACAAAAGTTCCTACTTTAGTTAAAATTGATGAGTTTAAAGGAAGAACTCATGGTGGAGATATTGATGTAATAGCTGAACTTGCTGATTTTAGAAAAAAAGAAGAAGCAGAACTTAAACAACAGGAAGAAGATAGTTTTAATCTAGGATATGATTATTAA
- a CDS encoding AAA family ATPase, producing MIFTRLSLKNFKSYDDAEIKFNEGISVIVGENGAGKSTILEAISFALFKQHTAKKIDDLIRNGSDDGMYVELDFISNGKEYRVVRDKKGSQLKSTFLKKTSSNSNFIPVCAGDKEVTNEIRSVLDIDSDLFLNAIYIRQGEIAELVDKTAAEKKQLIGKLLGIDSLEKAWKNLQPFISSYENKKSELKGRLASANETYEEREKKISLLNTLKERGLELEKEVAEVTELKEEIANDKLNMEREKEIYDNFCHNLEVEQEALTSLEKDKSILHDRLDEIKEAEEKMLRLEKFTKKLPLYLDFEKSVTSIQQLKVKEDEINRNLESIREQKTIVEAEQEGYSNYMACEEELEKLKDRKSKIEQELVGITQLEENKKELLKVIEENRNDINSFFSTTKDELYDNGLSQDILTDVDKFSQLEEVTNNFLDEISDKIESINKEINEKKEENVKFKEAMKSADKPLNELDEVDNQCPLCQSEITSAKKVELKKYYSDIISENRSLIYNNDENIHLLKKNRDNFAQKEENVKEISKNIIEYKHKFAQLEKDLGKLNRIDEGLESKDYINSKLGEIILSISREEVKHEEYQASYEKYNKAKGALDVLDSETETQYNLNQVQNEIDTHIRNIEIAIEQDSHLSNDITTQELQNRINDLKQKEEEYNQLKGFVKNKKSLEGQLTSKKEDIDWKYNKIDNIKSNIENSKYDREKYDKLIYSSEVFEKRYERFSEELNGIKGQSKEVIEQVKSLTTKVLEDNRAKEELDGVNKYLIILNSIRELYGKNGIQKDLRNYSKPVIQKYTKDFFNQFNFNYSDLILDDNYDVSVFGPEGETSLNMVSGGEKIAIALALRLGITQAMSKGDLETILLDEPTIYLDSFRKHELINLLKEMSMLPQMIIVTHETQLENAATNLIKVEKNNGISKVIIEN from the coding sequence ATGATATTTACTAGATTAAGTTTAAAAAATTTCAAATCTTATGATGATGCTGAAATAAAATTTAATGAGGGTATCAGTGTTATTGTAGGTGAAAATGGTGCTGGTAAGTCCACCATTCTTGAAGCTATTAGTTTTGCTTTATTTAAACAGCACACTGCTAAAAAAATTGATGATTTAATTAGAAATGGCAGTGATGATGGTATGTATGTGGAATTGGACTTCATTTCAAATGGAAAAGAATACAGAGTAGTTCGTGATAAGAAAGGTTCACAATTAAAATCCACTTTCCTTAAGAAAACATCCTCAAATAGTAATTTTATACCAGTCTGTGCGGGTGATAAAGAGGTAACTAATGAAATCAGATCTGTTTTAGATATTGATTCTGATCTATTTTTGAATGCTATTTATATTAGGCAAGGTGAAATTGCTGAGCTCGTTGATAAAACAGCTGCTGAGAAAAAACAGTTAATAGGTAAATTACTGGGAATTGATTCTTTAGAAAAAGCATGGAAGAATTTACAACCTTTTATTAGCTCTTATGAAAATAAGAAATCTGAACTTAAAGGAAGATTAGCTTCTGCTAATGAAACTTATGAAGAACGTGAGAAAAAGATTTCATTACTTAACACTCTTAAAGAAAGAGGTTTAGAACTTGAAAAAGAAGTTGCTGAAGTAACAGAGCTAAAAGAGGAAATAGCTAATGACAAATTAAACATGGAACGAGAAAAAGAAATCTATGATAACTTCTGTCATAATTTAGAAGTGGAACAAGAAGCATTAACTAGTTTAGAAAAGGATAAATCCATTCTCCATGATAGATTAGATGAAATTAAAGAAGCTGAAGAGAAAATGTTAAGATTAGAGAAATTTACTAAAAAATTACCTTTATATCTTGACTTTGAAAAATCAGTTACCAGTATTCAACAGTTAAAAGTTAAAGAGGATGAAATTAACCGTAATTTAGAGTCTATTCGGGAACAAAAAACAATTGTTGAAGCTGAACAGGAAGGTTATTCTAATTACATGGCTTGTGAAGAGGAACTTGAAAAATTAAAAGATAGAAAATCTAAAATTGAACAAGAATTAGTTGGAATTACTCAGCTTGAAGAAAATAAAAAAGAGCTTTTAAAAGTAATTGAAGAAAATAGAAATGACATTAACAGCTTCTTTTCAACAACTAAAGATGAATTATATGATAATGGACTTTCTCAAGATATTTTAACAGATGTTGATAAATTTAGTCAACTAGAAGAAGTTACAAATAATTTTTTAGATGAAATTTCTGATAAAATTGAAAGTATCAACAAGGAAATCAATGAGAAAAAAGAGGAAAATGTTAAATTTAAAGAAGCTATGAAATCTGCTGATAAACCATTAAATGAATTAGATGAAGTAGATAATCAATGTCCTCTATGTCAGTCTGAAATTACCAGTGCAAAGAAAGTTGAGCTTAAAAAATATTATTCTGACATTATAAGTGAAAATAGAAGCTTAATTTATAATAATGATGAAAACATCCACTTGTTGAAGAAAAATAGAGATAACTTTGCACAAAAAGAAGAAAATGTTAAAGAAATTTCTAAAAATATTATTGAATATAAACATAAATTTGCTCAACTTGAAAAAGATTTAGGTAAATTAAACAGAATTGATGAAGGACTTGAATCCAAAGATTATATTAACTCTAAGCTTGGTGAAATTATTTTAAGTATCTCTAGAGAAGAAGTAAAACATGAAGAATATCAAGCTTCTTATGAGAAATATAATAAGGCTAAAGGTGCTTTAGATGTTTTAGATAGTGAAACTGAAACTCAATACAACCTTAATCAAGTTCAAAATGAGATTGATACTCATATTAGGAATATTGAAATAGCTATTGAACAGGATAGTCATCTTTCTAATGATATTACTACTCAAGAGCTTCAAAATCGTATTAATGATTTAAAACAAAAAGAAGAAGAATATAATCAACTTAAAGGATTTGTTAAAAATAAAAAATCTCTTGAAGGTCAGTTAACATCCAAAAAAGAAGATATTGACTGGAAATACAATAAAATAGATAATATCAAATCCAATATTGAAAACTCTAAGTATGATAGGGAAAAATATGATAAACTTATTTATTCCTCTGAAGTATTTGAGAAAAGATATGAAAGATTCTCTGAAGAATTAAATGGTATTAAAGGTCAATCAAAAGAAGTTATTGAACAGGTAAAATCTTTAACTACTAAAGTTCTTGAAGATAATCGTGCTAAAGAAGAATTAGATGGTGTTAATAAGTATTTAATTATTCTAAATTCAATTAGAGAATTATATGGTAAAAATGGTATCCAAAAAGATTTAAGAAACTATTCCAAACCTGTAATTCAAAAATACACTAAAGACTTCTTTAATCAATTTAACTTTAATTATTCCGATTTAATATTAGATGATAATTATGATGTTTCTGTTTTCGGTCCTGAAGGTGAAACTTCCCTTAATATGGTAAGTGGTGGTGAAAAAATAGCTATTGCCCTTGCTTTA
- a CDS encoding metallophosphoesterase family protein: MKFAHLSDTHLGYRQFGLNEREKDFYEVFELIIDKIIEENVDFVIHSGDLFETARPSPNALLTFQKGLLRLKGAGIPMFSIAGNHDSVMRKEAIPPQVLFKKWGLKVISPINTNYMFDDVFIAGLPYYPSSQSKNLKNKLAELSQKAANHEKSILVLHQGIDKYLSFQYELEIGDIPDNFDYYAFGHLHKYIEDDFGKGKLVYPGSIDIWRTNELPDYKKNGKGFVVVDLDGPKPAVKRVVVESPRAFIDKTISYDNLEDELRNIKSTINDFDKKPIISLNITNIDIDTTDVYEIIKKELGDYALMIRPKFQLIDEEVEELINKDTSLGPKELLVEGLKEFDDESISRLAIDLYDSLSKDDNEGSEKIISDYYDNHFAIEEEKDTQTTLEEGSQ, from the coding sequence ATGAAATTTGCACATTTATCAGACACTCATTTAGGTTATAGACAATTTGGTCTAAATGAGAGAGAAAAAGACTTTTATGAAGTGTTTGAGCTTATTATAGATAAAATAATTGAAGAAAATGTCGATTTTGTAATTCATAGTGGAGATTTGTTTGAAACTGCTAGACCATCACCTAATGCTTTACTTACTTTTCAAAAAGGTTTGTTAAGATTAAAAGGTGCAGGAATACCTATGTTTTCAATAGCTGGAAATCATGATTCAGTTATGCGTAAAGAAGCTATTCCTCCTCAAGTTTTATTTAAAAAGTGGGGTCTTAAAGTTATTAGTCCTATAAATACTAATTATATGTTTGATGATGTTTTTATAGCTGGACTTCCTTATTATCCTAGTTCCCAAAGTAAAAACCTTAAAAATAAGCTTGCTGAGTTATCTCAAAAAGCAGCTAATCATGAAAAATCTATTTTAGTTTTACATCAAGGTATTGATAAATATTTAAGTTTTCAATATGAATTAGAGATTGGTGACATTCCAGATAACTTTGATTATTATGCTTTTGGTCATCTTCACAAGTATATTGAAGATGATTTTGGTAAAGGTAAATTAGTTTACCCTGGATCAATTGATATTTGGAGAACTAATGAACTTCCAGATTATAAGAAAAATGGTAAAGGTTTTGTTGTTGTTGATTTAGATGGTCCAAAACCAGCTGTTAAAAGGGTTGTAGTGGAAAGTCCAAGAGCATTTATTGACAAAACTATTTCTTATGATAATCTTGAAGATGAGTTAAGAAATATTAAAAGTACTATTAATGATTTTGATAAAAAACCAATTATTAGTTTAAATATTACCAATATTGATATTGATACCACTGATGTTTATGAGATTATTAAAAAAGAACTGGGCGATTATGCACTTATGATTAGGCCTAAATTCCAATTAATTGATGAAGAAGTTGAAGAATTAATTAATAAGGATACTTCTTTAGGACCTAAAGAACTTTTAGTTGAAGGTTTAAAAGAGTTTGATGATGAGTCTATCTCAAGATTAGCTATTGATTTATATGATTCACTATCAAAAGATGACAATGAAGGCTCTGAAAAAATCATTAGCGATTATTATGACAATCATTTTGCAATAGAAGAAGAAAAAGATACTCAAACAACATTGGAAGAGGGTTCTCAATGA